A single Oryza brachyantha chromosome 8, ObraRS2, whole genome shotgun sequence DNA region contains:
- the LOC102719610 gene encoding protein CHAPERONE-LIKE PROTEIN OF POR1, chloroplastic-like encodes MQQAAFLARPLRPGPRHQLGWAWAEASVTAGGRLRLSRCSASLSVGAAGGGHGDEHAPLFSRQQAWDPYKILGVDHDASEEEIRSARNFLLKQYAGHEETEEAIEGAYEKIIMKSYSHRKKSKINLKSKIKKQVEESPSWFKAMLVFFEVPSAEIISRRLALFAFIAGWSIVTSAETGPTFQLALSIVSCIYFLNEKMKNLSRASATGFGVFVGGWIMGSLLAPMVPASAVPHTWSIELLSSLVAYVFLFLGCTFLK; translated from the exons atgcagcAGGCGGCCTTCCTCGCCCGCCCGCTCCGGCCGGGCCCGCGCCACCAGCT GGGGTGGGCGTGGGCGGAGGCTAGCGTGACGGCCGGGGGGCGGCTGCGGCTCTCGCGTTGCTCCGCGAGCCTCtcggtcggcgccgccggcggtggccacGGTGATG AGCACGCCCCATTGTTCTCAAGGCAGCAAGCATGGGATCCCTACAAAATTCTTGGTGTTGATCATGATGCATCTGAAGAAGAGATCAGGAGTGCAAGAAATTTTCTTCTTAAGCAATATGCTGGGCATGAAGAGACCGAAGAGGCAATTGAAGGCgcttatgaaaaaataataatgaaaaGCTACTCACACCGTAAGAAATCCAAGATTAATCTAAAAAGCAAGATAAAAAAGCAAGTCGAGGAATCCCCTTCATGGTTTAAGGCAATGCTTGTATTCTTTGAGGTGCCATCCGCAGAGATTATTTCAAGAAGGCTCGctctttttgcttttattgCTGGGTGGAGCATTGTAACCTCCGCTGAGACCGGTCCAACTTTCCAG CTTGCACTATCAATCGTCTCGTGTATATACTTTCTCAACGAGAAGATGAAGAATCTTTCCAGGGCGTCTGCGACAGG GTTTGGAGTTTTTGTGGGTGGCTGGATTATGGGATCTCTGCTTGCCCCAATGGTTCCAGCATCTGCTGTCCCGCATACTTGGTCCATTGAGCTCCTTTCTTCACTGGTGGCTTAcgttttcttgttcttgggtTGCACTTTCCTCAAGTGA
- the LOC102706398 gene encoding 2-oxoglutarate-dependent dioxygenase AOP3-like: MATAMAIPKVDLRGIEPGTPGWEEARAAVVASMVAHGCVVVAHGALGPELREALFRRAMPELFALPAEAKQRNVSRVGPFRGYITNTPGMNWESIRVTDPADASRVREFADLLWPDGNAAFCETMVSVGKKMTELGWTLERMILEGLGVPEGRIASHLAMHEDGLRLSRYGPPPDASTAVSMPVHRDDTVTTIVVQHEVEGLEVQLPGDGTSWYTVPPEPDTATFIAGELFTVVTNGRVPACVHRVRTPSSRERLAVLFASRCKEGTVVSAMEELVDGEHPLAYKPCKEEDYIAFRHSEEGHKFSHPLEAFCGVEAAQ, translated from the exons atggcgacggcgatggcgatcCCCAAGGTGGACCTGCGCGGTATCGAGCCCGGGACGCCCGGGTGGGAGGAggcccgggcggcggtggtcgcGTCCATGGTGGCGCACGGCTGCGTCGTGGTCGCGCACGGCGCGCTCGGGCCGGAGCTCCGGGAGGCGCTGTTCCGCCGCGCCATGCCGGAGCTGTTCGCGCtcccggcggaggcgaagcaGCGGAACGTCTCCAGGGTTGGCCCCTTCCGGGGTTACATCACCAACACCCCCGGCATGAACTGGGAGAGCATCCGCGTCACCGACCCCGCCGACGCCTCCCGCGTCCGCGAGTTCGCCGACCTCCTCTGGCCGGACGGCAACGCCGCCTTCTG TGAGACGATGGTGTCGGTGGGCAAGAAGATGACGGAGCTCGGTTGGACGCTGGAGAGGATGATCCTGGAGGGCCTCGGCGTCCCGGAGGGCCGCATCGCCTCGCATCTCGCCATGCACGAGGACGGCCTCCGCCTGTCCCGCTACGGCCCGCCGCCGGACGCGTCCACGGCCGTGTCCATGCCGGTGCACCGCGACGACACCGTGACCACCATCGTCGTGCAGCACGAGGTGGAGGGCCTCGAGGTGCAGCtgcccggcgacggcaccTCATGGTACACGGTGCCCCCCGAGCCCGACACCGCCACCTtcatcgccggcgagctgtTCACG GTGGTGACGAACGGGAGGGTGCCGGCGTGCGTGCACCGCGTGAGGACGCCGAGCAGCCGCGAGCGCCTGGCGGTGCTGTTTGCCAGCCGGTGCAAGGAGGGCACCGTGGTGAGCGCCATGGAGgagctcgtcgacggcgagcacCCGCTGGCGTACAAGCCCTGCAAGGAAGAGGATTACATCGCGTTCCGCCACTCGGAGGAAGGCCACAAATTCAGCCACCCGCTCGAGGCCTTCTGCGGGGTGGAGGCTGCACAATGA